From one Streptomyces sp. Q6 genomic stretch:
- a CDS encoding S8 family serine peptidase translates to MLAVALAAALGAPLLGAAPAVADPTPTGPAQRLAAKADAKVQRQLATQDQATFWVQLDSEADTTEAEQATTKAARGRAVIKAKTAYADKSQAGLKALLKKADASYRSFWISNTVMVTGDRALARKIAARDDVAAIQSDDPIEMPDPIASVQEATVNGFDWNIDAINAPKVWSEFGDRGEGVVIGSIDTGVDWNHPALLSSYRGLKADGGVDHSHNWFDPTGFCAERTTGPCDDVGHGTHTMGTMVGDDGQGNQIGVAPGATWIAAKACTTTDCTRSALLAAGQWMLAPTDSDGADPRPDLAPDVINNSWGAAVLDPWYSSMVQAWRDAGIFPAFSNGNTGPGCDTAGSPGAYANTYASGAFGVTGRIADFSSRGTGENGVVKPNIAAPGVNIRSAAPGGGYVPKSGTSMASPHTAATVALVWSAAPSLRGDIAATEAVLDQSAVDVDATGCGGTAADNNVYGEGRLDAYAAVSAAPRGALGKLTGTVTAASGDPVADAEVRLNGKVKVMARTDKNGTYTLPRVTAGDYKVAVTRFGFLDGETTATVTENTTTTADLTLTKAPTGTLTGRITSASGPEADVDIVLPGTPARTTTAADGTYALTLPTGDYQVNLTPRNKCAESSALALTMTTSDRTENIALADRTDASGTTCRQVDEAFPTGDTKVGITGPYGGYSTQDLPFPVALYGRTYDKASISLDGSLIFGYLTLTAANTRLPTTATPNGALYPFWDDLRMDADSGIYTAVRGTAPHRTYVVEWRDMQISKTPERRLSFAAEISEDGTYTFHYKGLDAGGVDDELGAGATVGAENHTGTDAFLYAFKQRSLREGMAIRFRPERHAVVNGSVTDANDGKPITGSSVTVTRDGTQIAKITPRADGAYLGQIPVPDPGEYQVTISAPHYETVTRTATLDGLGVLHTDAALKTGVVTTDHTDGWTVVIPQGQTRTRTLTLTDTGSAADYTVKEKTGLAWVTAAPAAGRLGAGARQQVTLTFDTSKATAGTVLRGTVVVASESGRAPTTEIPVTVVVPAYRTAVDVGSSDATPYVDHLGDTWTADRPWTSGSYGFVGDATTVPTTPKTITGTDDQKPLRTARQSATEYRFDQLPSGVYQVELSFAELSGVKPGHRVFDVTAEGAQKVSNVDIALETGGSYRALTKTFTVKVTDGQLNLGLSSVTGETLLNTVRVTHRPDLTA, encoded by the coding sequence ATGCTCGCGGTGGCGCTCGCCGCCGCTCTGGGCGCACCCCTGCTGGGGGCGGCCCCGGCCGTCGCCGACCCCACGCCGACCGGGCCGGCACAGCGGCTGGCGGCCAAGGCCGACGCCAAGGTCCAGCGGCAGCTCGCCACCCAGGACCAGGCGACCTTCTGGGTCCAGCTCGACTCCGAGGCCGACACCACCGAGGCCGAGCAGGCCACGACCAAGGCCGCGCGCGGCCGCGCCGTCATCAAGGCGAAGACCGCGTACGCCGACAAGAGCCAGGCGGGCCTGAAGGCGCTGCTGAAGAAGGCCGACGCCTCCTACCGGTCCTTCTGGATCAGCAACACCGTCATGGTCACCGGCGACCGGGCCCTCGCGCGGAAGATAGCCGCCCGCGACGACGTCGCCGCCATCCAGTCCGACGACCCGATCGAGATGCCCGACCCGATCGCCTCCGTGCAGGAGGCCACGGTCAACGGTTTCGACTGGAACATCGACGCGATCAACGCCCCCAAGGTCTGGAGCGAGTTCGGCGACCGCGGAGAGGGCGTCGTCATCGGCAGCATCGACACCGGTGTCGACTGGAACCACCCGGCGCTGCTGTCCAGCTACCGGGGGCTCAAGGCCGACGGCGGCGTCGACCACTCCCACAACTGGTTCGACCCGACCGGCTTCTGCGCCGAGCGGACCACCGGCCCCTGCGACGACGTCGGGCACGGCACCCACACCATGGGCACGATGGTCGGCGACGACGGCCAGGGCAATCAGATCGGGGTGGCGCCCGGCGCGACCTGGATCGCCGCCAAGGCCTGCACCACCACGGACTGCACCCGGTCCGCGCTCCTCGCGGCCGGGCAGTGGATGCTCGCCCCGACGGACAGCGACGGCGCCGACCCGCGCCCGGACCTGGCCCCCGACGTGATCAACAACTCGTGGGGCGCCGCCGTCCTCGACCCCTGGTACTCCTCCATGGTGCAGGCGTGGCGCGACGCGGGGATCTTCCCGGCGTTCTCGAACGGCAACACCGGCCCCGGCTGCGACACCGCGGGATCCCCGGGCGCGTACGCGAACACCTACGCGTCCGGCGCCTTCGGCGTCACCGGCAGGATCGCCGACTTCTCCTCGCGCGGTACCGGCGAGAACGGCGTCGTCAAGCCGAACATCGCGGCCCCCGGCGTGAACATCCGCTCCGCGGCCCCCGGCGGTGGCTACGTCCCCAAGTCGGGTACGTCGATGGCCTCGCCGCACACCGCGGCGACCGTGGCCCTGGTGTGGTCGGCGGCCCCGTCGCTGCGCGGTGACATCGCCGCCACCGAGGCGGTCCTCGATCAGAGCGCGGTCGACGTCGACGCCACCGGCTGCGGCGGCACCGCCGCGGACAACAACGTCTACGGCGAAGGCCGCCTGGACGCGTACGCCGCCGTGAGCGCCGCGCCCCGCGGCGCGCTCGGCAAGCTGACCGGTACCGTGACCGCCGCCTCCGGCGACCCGGTCGCCGACGCCGAGGTGCGCCTGAACGGCAAGGTCAAGGTGATGGCCCGGACGGACAAGAACGGCACGTACACGCTGCCGCGCGTCACGGCGGGCGACTACAAGGTCGCCGTGACGAGGTTCGGGTTCCTCGACGGCGAGACGACCGCCACGGTCACCGAGAACACGACCACCACCGCGGACCTCACGCTGACGAAGGCGCCCACCGGCACCCTCACCGGCAGGATCACCTCCGCGTCCGGCCCCGAGGCCGACGTCGACATCGTGCTGCCCGGGACCCCGGCGAGGACCACGACGGCCGCCGACGGCACGTACGCGCTGACCCTGCCCACCGGCGACTACCAGGTGAACCTGACGCCCCGGAACAAGTGCGCCGAGAGCTCCGCCCTCGCCCTGACCATGACCACGAGCGACCGCACCGAGAACATCGCCCTCGCCGACCGCACGGACGCCTCCGGCACCACGTGCCGCCAGGTCGACGAGGCGTTCCCGACCGGCGACACCAAGGTCGGCATCACCGGGCCCTACGGCGGCTACAGCACGCAGGACCTGCCGTTCCCGGTGGCCCTGTACGGGCGTACCTACGACAAGGCGTCGATCTCCCTCGACGGTTCCCTGATCTTCGGCTACCTCACCCTGACCGCCGCCAACACCCGGCTGCCCACGACCGCGACCCCCAACGGCGCGCTCTACCCGTTCTGGGACGACCTGCGGATGGACGCCGACTCGGGCATCTACACCGCGGTACGCGGCACCGCCCCGCACCGCACGTACGTCGTCGAGTGGCGCGACATGCAGATCAGCAAGACCCCGGAGCGGCGCCTGAGCTTCGCCGCCGAGATCAGTGAGGACGGCACCTACACCTTCCACTACAAGGGCCTCGACGCGGGCGGCGTCGACGACGAGCTGGGCGCGGGCGCCACGGTCGGCGCCGAGAACCACACCGGCACCGACGCGTTCCTGTACGCGTTCAAGCAGCGGTCGCTGCGCGAGGGCATGGCGATCCGGTTCCGTCCCGAGCGGCACGCCGTCGTCAACGGCAGCGTGACGGATGCCAACGACGGCAAGCCGATCACCGGGTCGAGCGTCACCGTCACCCGTGACGGCACCCAGATCGCCAAGATCACCCCGCGCGCCGACGGCGCGTACCTGGGCCAGATCCCGGTCCCCGACCCGGGCGAGTACCAGGTGACCATCTCCGCCCCGCACTACGAGACCGTCACCCGCACCGCCACGCTCGACGGCCTCGGCGTCCTGCACACCGACGCGGCCCTGAAGACCGGCGTCGTGACGACGGACCACACCGACGGCTGGACGGTGGTGATCCCGCAGGGCCAGACCCGCACCCGCACCCTCACCCTGACCGACACCGGCTCCGCCGCCGACTACACGGTCAAGGAGAAGACCGGCCTGGCCTGGGTGACGGCCGCCCCCGCCGCCGGACGGCTGGGCGCGGGCGCGCGGCAGCAGGTCACGCTGACCTTCGACACGTCGAAGGCGACCGCGGGCACGGTGCTGCGCGGCACCGTGGTCGTGGCCTCGGAGAGCGGCCGCGCGCCGACCACCGAGATCCCGGTCACGGTCGTCGTCCCGGCGTACCGGACGGCGGTCGACGTGGGTTCCTCGGACGCCACGCCGTACGTCGACCACCTCGGCGACACCTGGACGGCCGACCGGCCCTGGACGTCCGGCTCCTACGGCTTCGTGGGCGACGCGACGACCGTACCGACGACGCCCAAGACCATCACGGGGACCGACGACCAGAAGCCCCTGCGCACCGCCCGCCAGAGCGCCACGGAGTACCGCTTCGACCAGCTGCCCAGCGGCGTCTACCAGGTCGAGCTGAGTTTCGCGGAGCTCAGCGGCGTCAAGCCCGGTCACCGCGTCTTCGACGTGACGGCGGAGGGCGCGCAGAAGGTCTCCAACGTCGACATCGCGCTGGAGACCGGCGGCAGCTACCGGGCCCTGACCAAGACGTTCACCGTCAAGGTCACGGACGGGCAGCTGAACCTGGGCCTCTCGTCGGTCACCGGCGAGACGCTCCTCAACACGGTCCGGGTGACGCACCGCCCCGACCTGACCGCCTGA
- a CDS encoding ABC transporter ATP-binding protein, protein MESEPVVHIASLVKRYGDKTAVDGLDLTAAPGITAVLGPNGAGKTTTIETCEGYRRPDSGTVRVLGLDPVKQASALRPRVGVMLQSGGVYSGARADEMLRHVAKLHAHPLDVDALIERLGLGSCGRTTYRRLSGGQQQRLALAMAVVGRPELVFLDEPTAGLDPQARRATWDLVRDLRTDGVSVILTTHHMDEAEQLSDDVAIVDAGKVIAQGSPEQLCRGGAENTLRFSGRPGLDVASLLKALPADSAAAELTPGSYRVSGKVDPQLLATVTSWCAQHGVMPDRISVERHTLEDVFLELTGKELRG, encoded by the coding sequence ATGGAAAGCGAGCCCGTCGTCCACATCGCCTCACTGGTGAAGCGGTACGGAGACAAAACCGCGGTCGACGGTCTCGACCTCACCGCCGCCCCCGGCATCACGGCCGTCCTCGGCCCCAACGGCGCGGGCAAGACCACCACCATCGAGACCTGCGAGGGCTACCGCAGGCCGGACTCGGGCACGGTCCGCGTCCTCGGCCTCGACCCGGTCAAGCAGGCGTCCGCGCTGCGCCCCCGCGTCGGCGTGATGCTCCAGTCCGGCGGCGTCTACTCCGGCGCCCGCGCCGACGAGATGCTCCGCCACGTCGCCAAGCTGCACGCCCACCCGCTCGACGTGGACGCCCTGATCGAGCGCCTGGGCCTCGGCAGCTGCGGCCGCACCACCTACCGGCGACTGTCCGGCGGCCAGCAGCAGCGGCTCGCCCTCGCGATGGCCGTGGTCGGCCGGCCCGAGCTGGTCTTCCTGGACGAGCCGACCGCGGGCCTCGACCCGCAGGCCCGCCGCGCCACCTGGGACCTGGTCCGCGACCTGCGGACGGACGGCGTCTCGGTCATCCTGACCACGCACCACATGGACGAGGCCGAGCAGCTCTCCGACGACGTCGCGATCGTCGACGCGGGCAAGGTCATCGCCCAGGGCTCCCCGGAGCAGCTGTGCCGCGGCGGCGCCGAGAACACCCTGCGCTTCTCCGGCCGCCCCGGCCTGGACGTGGCCTCGCTCCTCAAGGCCCTGCCCGCCGACTCCGCGGCCGCCGAGCTCACCCCCGGCTCCTACCGCGTGTCCGGCAAGGTCGACCCCCAGCTCCTGGCGACGGTCACCTCCTGGTGCGCCCAGCACGGCGTGATGCCGGACAGGATCTCCGTCGAGCGCCACACCCTCGAAGACGTATTCCTGGAACTGACCGGCAAGGAGCTGCGCGGATGA
- a CDS encoding S8 family serine peptidase, with product MLRQSPARRHRSLVVLLSGAMTWSILGAVPVLAATPPEPTALALKADAKVERQLATEDEATFWVQLDSQADTTKAKQATKKADRGRALIEAKTAYADTTQAGLKGLLKRHHAPYKSFWISNTLKVTGDKALAEKIAARPEVASIEADTVIRLPDTEQGTTEATADGVEWNVDAINATKVWNELGVRGDGVVVANIDTGVEYQHPALMRAYRGLKADGSDDQNYNWFDATATCQGNTPCDDVGHGTHTMGTMVGDDGSAHRTGVAPGAKWIAAKACAPAGCSQEALLAAGQWVLAPTDSNGQNPRPDLAPDVVNNSWGNSVVDTWYSATVQSWRDAGIFPAFSNGNDGSDCDTAGSPGAYTNTYASGAYDINGDIAEFSSRGPGADGRTKPNIAAPGVDIRSSVPGGGYDVYSGTSMASPHTAATVALMWSASSAIRGDVAATEAILNRTAVDTDDTTCGGTAANNNVWGEGRLDAYAAVSATPRGPLGAVTGTVTSDGQPLAGATVELEGPMYATVTTGADGAYTLPKMMVGDYAVTVSKFGYLSEKSTVTVTEGGSATRDATLAVAPKGTVSGTVRTAAGPEAGARIEVAGTPVTATSGADGGYRLELPAGTHQLTITPVSRCAAVSAFPLVVEEGTHDKDLTVPSRTDKFGTTCREVRGSAFPTGTTELNYSSNYSGSAGITFPFPVTLYGTTYRKASAYVEGYLDFGTNSDVNANRTLPSTGTPNASLYPFWDNLQLASADGGVYWSTRGTAPHREIVVEWRNMVPSNALSQRATFSVVISEDGAYSYHYRNLTGGQYALGLGATIGAENATGTDALQYSYNEASLVEGQTLDFRPEHSAAVSGKVTDANDGKALSGATVSVRRGGTEVATGTTGADGTYLVQVPATAEADYAVTVSAPHYTPATRTATLAARSTSRADTALATGLVTVAPSTAIKVTIPADQTRERTVTVADSGSGTDYTVTEASGAAWLRATPATGHLDKGGQQTVKLTLDTAGITPGTVLSGSVVVASDSGRAPEVKVPVTVVVPAYQTAIDAGAATGSVTDSLGDTWGPDRAYTEGSYGYVGKPTAVRTKSAVGATTDPQRYTTATKGALEYRFDNLPDGVYQIDLGFAEIAGAAPGDRVFDVMAEDTERIANLDIATEAGGPLRALDKTFTVAVTDGRLNLRLVAHADKTLVNAVRVTQRPDLSS from the coding sequence GTGTTGAGGCAATCCCCCGCTCGGCGGCACAGATCCCTCGTCGTCCTGCTCTCCGGTGCCATGACCTGGTCGATCCTGGGTGCCGTCCCCGTCCTGGCGGCGACCCCGCCCGAGCCGACCGCCCTGGCACTGAAGGCGGACGCCAAGGTCGAGCGGCAGCTCGCCACCGAGGACGAGGCCACGTTCTGGGTCCAGTTGGACTCGCAGGCCGACACCACCAAGGCGAAGCAGGCGACGAAGAAGGCCGACCGGGGCCGCGCGCTGATCGAGGCGAAGACCGCGTACGCCGACACGACACAGGCGGGGCTGAAGGGACTGCTCAAGCGGCACCACGCCCCGTACAAGAGTTTCTGGATCAGCAACACCCTGAAGGTGACCGGTGACAAGGCCCTCGCCGAGAAGATCGCGGCCCGGCCCGAGGTCGCCTCGATCGAGGCCGACACCGTGATCCGGCTGCCGGACACCGAGCAGGGCACGACCGAGGCCACGGCCGACGGCGTCGAGTGGAACGTCGACGCGATCAACGCCACCAAGGTGTGGAACGAGCTGGGCGTACGCGGTGACGGCGTCGTCGTCGCCAACATCGACACCGGCGTCGAGTACCAGCACCCGGCGCTGATGCGCGCCTACCGCGGGCTGAAGGCCGACGGCAGTGACGACCAGAACTACAACTGGTTCGACGCCACCGCGACCTGCCAGGGGAACACGCCCTGCGACGACGTCGGCCACGGCACCCACACCATGGGCACGATGGTCGGCGACGACGGTTCGGCCCACAGGACAGGGGTCGCGCCCGGCGCCAAGTGGATCGCCGCGAAGGCCTGCGCGCCCGCCGGGTGCAGCCAGGAAGCGCTGCTCGCCGCCGGGCAGTGGGTGCTCGCCCCGACGGACAGCAACGGTCAGAACCCGCGCCCCGACCTCGCGCCCGACGTGGTGAACAACTCCTGGGGCAACAGCGTCGTCGACACCTGGTACTCGGCGACGGTGCAGTCCTGGCGGGACGCGGGGATCTTCCCGGCGTTCTCGAACGGCAACGACGGCTCCGACTGCGACACCGCGGGCTCCCCGGGCGCCTACACCAACACCTACGCGTCGGGCGCCTATGACATCAACGGCGACATCGCCGAGTTCTCCTCCCGGGGCCCCGGCGCGGACGGCAGGACCAAGCCGAACATCGCGGCGCCCGGCGTGGACATCCGCTCCTCCGTGCCCGGCGGCGGGTACGACGTGTACTCCGGTACGTCGATGGCCTCCCCGCACACCGCCGCGACCGTCGCCCTGATGTGGTCGGCGTCGTCCGCGATCCGCGGGGACGTGGCGGCCACCGAGGCGATCCTGAACCGCACCGCCGTCGACACCGACGACACCACGTGCGGCGGCACGGCCGCCAACAACAACGTCTGGGGCGAGGGCAGGCTCGACGCGTACGCCGCCGTCAGCGCCACGCCGCGCGGTCCGCTCGGCGCCGTCACCGGCACGGTCACCAGCGACGGGCAGCCGCTCGCCGGCGCGACCGTGGAGCTCGAAGGACCGATGTACGCGACGGTCACCACCGGCGCCGACGGCGCGTACACGCTGCCGAAGATGATGGTCGGCGACTACGCCGTCACCGTCTCCAAGTTCGGCTACCTGTCGGAGAAGTCCACCGTCACGGTCACGGAGGGCGGGAGCGCGACCCGGGACGCCACCCTCGCGGTGGCGCCCAAGGGCACGGTGTCCGGCACCGTGCGCACCGCGGCGGGACCGGAGGCGGGCGCGAGGATCGAGGTGGCGGGCACCCCGGTCACCGCCACCTCCGGAGCCGACGGCGGCTACCGCCTCGAACTGCCCGCCGGTACGCACCAGTTGACGATCACCCCGGTGTCGCGGTGCGCGGCGGTCAGCGCGTTCCCCCTCGTGGTCGAGGAGGGCACGCACGACAAGGACCTCACCGTCCCCAGCCGCACCGACAAGTTCGGCACCACCTGCCGCGAGGTGCGCGGCTCCGCGTTCCCCACCGGTACCACCGAGTTGAACTACAGCAGCAACTACTCGGGCAGCGCCGGCATCACCTTCCCGTTCCCGGTGACGCTGTACGGGACCACGTACCGCAAGGCCTCCGCCTACGTCGAGGGCTATCTCGACTTCGGCACCAACAGCGATGTCAACGCCAACCGCACCCTGCCCTCCACCGGGACCCCCAACGCCTCCCTCTACCCCTTCTGGGACAACCTCCAGCTTGCGTCCGCCGACGGCGGCGTCTACTGGTCGACGCGCGGCACCGCCCCGCACCGCGAGATCGTCGTCGAGTGGCGCAACATGGTGCCCAGCAACGCGCTGAGCCAGCGGGCCACGTTCTCCGTCGTGATCAGCGAGGACGGCGCATACTCCTACCACTACCGGAACCTGACGGGTGGTCAGTACGCGCTCGGCCTCGGCGCCACCATCGGCGCGGAGAACGCCACCGGCACCGACGCGCTGCAGTACTCGTACAACGAGGCCTCCCTCGTCGAGGGCCAGACCCTGGACTTCCGGCCCGAGCACAGTGCCGCCGTCTCCGGCAAGGTGACCGACGCCAACGACGGCAAGGCGCTGTCCGGCGCCACCGTCTCCGTCCGCCGCGGCGGCACCGAGGTCGCCACCGGCACCACCGGCGCCGACGGCACCTATCTGGTGCAGGTCCCGGCGACCGCCGAGGCCGACTACGCCGTCACGGTCTCCGCCCCGCACTACACGCCCGCGACCCGCACCGCGACGCTGGCGGCGCGCTCGACGTCCCGCGCCGACACCGCCCTGGCCACCGGCCTCGTCACCGTCGCGCCGAGTACGGCGATCAAGGTGACGATCCCGGCGGACCAGACCCGCGAGCGGACCGTGACCGTCGCCGACTCCGGCTCGGGGACGGACTACACGGTCACGGAGGCGAGCGGCGCCGCATGGCTGCGCGCCACCCCGGCCACCGGCCACCTGGACAAGGGCGGGCAGCAGACCGTGAAGCTCACCCTCGACACGGCGGGCATCACGCCCGGCACCGTGCTGAGCGGCTCCGTCGTGGTCGCCTCCGACAGCGGGCGCGCACCCGAGGTGAAGGTGCCGGTCACGGTGGTCGTCCCCGCGTACCAGACGGCGATCGACGCCGGTGCGGCCACCGGCTCCGTGACCGACTCGCTGGGCGACACCTGGGGCCCCGACCGGGCGTACACGGAGGGCTCCTACGGCTATGTCGGGAAGCCGACCGCGGTCAGGACCAAGTCGGCCGTGGGCGCGACCACCGACCCGCAGCGCTACACCACCGCCACCAAGGGAGCCCTGGAGTACCGCTTCGACAACCTGCCCGACGGCGTCTACCAGATCGACCTGGGCTTCGCGGAGATCGCCGGTGCGGCGCCGGGCGACCGCGTCTTCGACGTGATGGCCGAGGACACCGAGAGGATCGCGAACCTCGACATCGCCACCGAGGCGGGCGGCCCACTGCGCGCCCTCGACAAGACGTTCACCGTCGCCGTCACCGACGGCCGGCTGAACCTGCGCCTGGTCGCGCACGCCGACAAGACGCTGGTCAACGCCGTGCGCGTGACGCAGCGCCCGGACCTCAGCAGCTGA
- a CDS encoding IS5 family transposase (programmed frameshift), with translation MGRGTWSWIVPDGLWEIAKPLIPPSRVRPQGGGTQDTPDETLFAAIIYVLVSGCAWRQLPPCFGISKSTAHRRFLIWSRAGVWGRLHEAVLHRLDDAGLIDVTRVVLDTAHVRAKKGGEHTGPSPVDRGKPGSKMHVLSDANGLPLLVGISAGNTHDSEGLKPMIEGHQTRHDPHRGRHFKPQRLHADKAYDRADLRKWLRGKRIGVRIARKGIESSERLGRRRWVIERTMSWLSGYRRLSPRYERNPRNYLAFLGLAAAICCYKRLIRLTT, from the exons ATGGGGCGGGGTACGTGGAGTTGGATTGTTCCAGACGGGCTGTGGGAGATCGCGAAGCCGCTGATCCCGCCCTCGAGGGTGCGGCCGCAAGGCGGCGGAACGCAGGACACGCCTGATGAGACGCTGTTCGCGGCCATCATCTACGTCCTGGTCAGCGGCTGCGCCTGGCGCCAACTGCCGCCCTGCTTCGGGATATCGAAGTCGACCGCTCACCGCCGGTTCCTGATCTGGTCGAGAGCCGGTGTCTGGGGCCGCCTGCACGAAGCAGTGCTACACCGCCTCGACGACGCCGGCCTCATCGACGTCACCCGCGTCGTCCTCGACACCGCCCATGTCAGGGCCA AAAAAGGGGGCGAACACACAGGTCCGAGCCCTGTGGACCGGGGCAAGCCGGGTTCCAAGATGCACGTCCTGTCGGACGCGAACGGACTGCCCCTCCTCGTCGGCATCTCGGCCGGCAACACCCACGACAGCGAAGGTCTCAAGCCGATGATCGAGGGTCACCAAACGAGACACGACCCCCACCGCGGCCGACACTTCAAGCCTCAACGCCTGCACGCCGACAAAGCCTACGACCGCGCCGACCTGCGGAAATGGTTACGCGGCAAACGCATCGGAGTACGGATCGCGCGCAAAGGCATCGAGTCCAGCGAACGATTAGGGCGACGCCGCTGGGTCATCGAGCGGACCATGTCCTGGCTGTCCGGCTACCGACGTCTCAGCCCTCGCTACGAACGCAATCCCCGCAACTACCTGGCCTTTCTCGGGCTCGCTGCAGCCATCTGCTGCTACAAGCGTCTCATTCGACTCACCACGTAG
- a CDS encoding helix-turn-helix transcriptional regulator, producing MKNVGEAQESPVGAPQEELATGERSTRNRVARSILDHGPSTVADLATRLGLTQAAVRRHLDALAADDVVEPREQRVYGARTRGRPAKVFALTDCGRDAFDQSYDKLAADALRWIAEQAGGDEALVAFARARIAAQAAPYKAAVDSVAPEERAQALARALSADGYAATARSAPLPQQGEQLCQHHCPVAHVAEQFPQLCEAETEMFSHLLGTHVQRLATIAHGDGVCTTFIPKSSHTPKTITNASASTAGRNPA from the coding sequence GTGAAAAACGTCGGCGAGGCTCAGGAGTCCCCCGTCGGGGCTCCTCAGGAAGAGCTCGCGACCGGGGAGCGCTCGACGCGCAACCGGGTCGCGCGCTCGATCCTGGACCACGGCCCGTCCACCGTCGCCGACCTCGCCACCCGTCTCGGGCTCACCCAGGCCGCCGTCCGCCGTCATCTGGACGCCCTGGCCGCCGACGACGTCGTGGAGCCGAGGGAACAGCGCGTCTACGGGGCCCGCACCCGCGGCCGCCCCGCCAAGGTGTTCGCGCTGACCGACTGCGGCCGGGACGCCTTCGACCAGTCCTACGACAAGCTCGCCGCGGACGCGCTCCGCTGGATCGCCGAGCAGGCCGGCGGGGACGAGGCGCTCGTGGCGTTCGCCCGCGCCCGGATCGCCGCCCAGGCCGCCCCGTACAAGGCGGCCGTCGACTCCGTGGCCCCCGAGGAGCGCGCGCAGGCCCTGGCCAGGGCCCTGAGCGCGGACGGGTACGCTGCTACGGCGCGCAGCGCGCCCCTCCCGCAACAGGGCGAGCAGCTCTGCCAGCACCACTGTCCGGTCGCTCATGTGGCGGAGCAGTTCCCGCAGCTTTGCGAGGCGGAGACGGAAATGTTCTCCCACCTGCTCGGTACGCATGTGCAGCGACTGGCGACCATCGCTCATGGCGACGGCGTCTGCACGACGTTCATCCCCAAGAGCAGCCACACCCCCAAGACCATCACCAACGCATCTGCAAGCACCGCCGGGAGGAACCCCGCATGA
- a CDS encoding helix-turn-helix transcriptional regulator: MPDLGRLVRSAEETDRGACGDACRDACRDACARPARPAETGGVAGADVRQERLRAVFRRLGDELRCAESALAELVEEGAAGDGPVRVETVEGRAAQAQRLLRLETGARRTFQAFLTGFNTVTPVPHTLTDQSGRTAPADPGGSDGGQASRPTAPPGVTYQLLVDRDFLAEPAAVTALEERTGRGEQVRVVDNPLIKLAVADGDVAMVQVSPERAVLLRPPLVMLATELFAAVWRHSRPYLREGVELSPVDRQILQLMLSGLTDAATAKQLGTSPRTVQRRLRALMDLTSVTSRLQLGWYAMRNNWV, translated from the coding sequence ATGCCCGATCTTGGACGACTGGTGAGGTCCGCCGAGGAGACGGACCGCGGCGCGTGCGGTGACGCGTGCCGCGACGCATGTCGTGACGCGTGCGCGCGGCCTGCCCGCCCGGCGGAGACCGGGGGCGTCGCCGGAGCCGACGTCCGCCAGGAGCGGTTGCGGGCGGTGTTCCGTCGGTTGGGGGACGAGCTGCGGTGCGCCGAGTCGGCGCTGGCCGAGCTGGTGGAGGAGGGAGCCGCGGGGGACGGGCCGGTGCGGGTGGAGACCGTCGAGGGGCGGGCGGCGCAGGCGCAGCGGCTCCTGCGGCTGGAGACCGGGGCGCGTCGTACGTTCCAGGCGTTCCTGACGGGCTTCAACACGGTCACGCCGGTCCCTCACACGCTGACGGACCAGTCGGGACGGACCGCTCCGGCGGACCCGGGCGGCTCCGACGGCGGACAGGCGTCGCGGCCGACCGCTCCGCCGGGCGTGACCTATCAGCTGCTCGTCGACCGCGACTTTCTCGCCGAGCCCGCGGCGGTGACCGCCCTGGAGGAACGGACGGGGCGCGGGGAGCAGGTGCGGGTCGTGGACAACCCGCTGATCAAGTTGGCCGTCGCCGACGGGGACGTCGCCATGGTCCAGGTCAGCCCCGAGCGGGCGGTGCTGCTGCGTCCGCCGCTGGTGATGCTCGCGACGGAGCTGTTCGCCGCGGTGTGGCGGCACTCCCGGCCGTATCTGCGGGAAGGCGTGGAGCTGAGTCCGGTCGACCGGCAGATCCTGCAGCTGATGCTCTCCGGTCTGACGGACGCGGCCACGGCCAAACAGCTGGGCACCTCGCCGCGCACCGTTCAGCGCAGACTGCGCGCGCTGATGGATCTGACCTCGGTCACCTCCCGCCTCCAACTCGGCTGGTACGCCATGCGCAACAACTGGGTCTGA